The following are encoded together in the Flavobacterium sp. TR2 genome:
- a CDS encoding acyl-CoA carboxylase subunit beta — protein sequence MDLNFNKNEDHNKLLLSELKQKIAKVKLGGGEKRIEKLHSEGKMTARERIAYLLDENSKSIEIGGFAGEGMYPEHGGCPCGGVVVKIGYIRGKQCIVVANDATVKAGAWFPITGKKNLRAQEIAMENRLPIIYLVDSAGVYLPMQDEIFPDKEHFGRIFRNNAQMSSMGITQIAAVMGSCVAGGAYLPIMSDEALIVDKTGSIFLAGSYLVKAAIGETIDNETLGGATTHCEISGVTDYKAKDDKDALDKIKNIVDKIGDFDKAGYSRIKAEKPALDPNEIYGILPKARTEQYDMMEIIKRLVDNSEFEAYKDGYGQSLITGYARIDGWAIGIVANQRKVVKTKKGEMQFGGVIYSDSADKATRFIANCNQKKIPLVFLQDVTGFMVGSKSEHGGIIKDGAKMVNAVSNSVVPKFTVIVGNSYGAGNYAMCGKAYDPRLIFAWPSAELAVMGGTQAAKVLAQIEASSLKAKGETVDEAKEAELFDKIKARYDAQTSPYYAASRLWTDAIIDPLETRNWISIGIEAANHAPIQKPFNLGVIQV from the coding sequence ATGGATTTAAACTTCAATAAAAACGAAGATCACAATAAATTACTTCTTTCCGAATTAAAACAAAAAATTGCCAAAGTCAAATTGGGCGGAGGCGAAAAAAGAATCGAAAAACTGCATTCTGAAGGCAAAATGACTGCTCGCGAAAGAATTGCTTATTTATTGGATGAAAATTCTAAAAGTATTGAAATTGGAGGTTTTGCAGGCGAAGGAATGTACCCAGAACACGGTGGCTGTCCATGTGGAGGCGTTGTGGTAAAGATTGGCTACATCAGAGGGAAACAATGCATTGTAGTGGCTAACGATGCTACCGTAAAAGCCGGTGCTTGGTTTCCGATAACAGGAAAGAAAAACCTTCGCGCTCAGGAAATCGCAATGGAAAACCGACTTCCAATCATCTATCTTGTGGATAGCGCAGGAGTGTATCTGCCAATGCAGGATGAAATTTTTCCAGATAAAGAGCATTTCGGCCGCATTTTTAGAAACAACGCCCAAATGAGCAGTATGGGAATTACTCAAATTGCTGCTGTAATGGGAAGCTGCGTTGCCGGTGGTGCGTACCTTCCAATTATGAGTGATGAAGCTTTAATCGTTGACAAAACAGGAAGTATTTTCCTTGCTGGAAGTTATCTGGTAAAAGCAGCCATTGGAGAAACAATTGACAACGAAACTTTGGGCGGCGCCACAACGCACTGCGAAATTTCTGGCGTTACCGATTATAAAGCTAAAGACGATAAAGATGCTTTAGATAAAATTAAAAATATTGTAGATAAAATTGGCGATTTTGATAAAGCTGGCTACAGCAGAATTAAAGCTGAAAAACCTGCATTAGATCCAAATGAGATTTATGGCATTCTTCCAAAAGCAAGAACTGAGCAATATGACATGATGGAAATCATCAAACGTTTGGTCGATAATTCAGAATTTGAAGCTTACAAAGATGGTTATGGACAATCTCTTATTACAGGCTATGCTAGAATAGACGGCTGGGCTATAGGAATTGTAGCCAATCAGAGAAAAGTGGTAAAAACCAAAAAAGGCGAAATGCAGTTTGGCGGTGTCATCTACTCTGACAGTGCCGACAAAGCTACCCGTTTTATTGCCAACTGCAATCAGAAAAAAATTCCGTTGGTATTTTTACAAGACGTTACGGGCTTTATGGTTGGTTCAAAATCAGAACATGGCGGCATTATAAAAGATGGCGCCAAAATGGTAAATGCGGTGAGTAATTCTGTTGTTCCAAAATTCACAGTTATTGTCGGAAATTCATATGGAGCAGGGAATTACGCCATGTGCGGAAAAGCCTATGACCCAAGATTAATATTTGCTTGGCCAAGTGCCGAACTGGCTGTAATGGGCGGAACTCAGGCTGCAAAAGTATTAGCGCAAATTGAAGCTTCTTCTCTTAAAGCAAAAGGAGAAACTGTCGATGAAGCAAAAGAAGCTGAATTATTCGATAAAATAAAAGCCCGTTACGACGCGCAGACTTCTCCTTATTATGCCGCATCGAGACTTTGGACAGATGCCATCATCGACCCGTTAGAAACGCGTAATTGGATTTCTATCGGTATTGAAGCTGCCAACCACGCTCCTATTCAAAAACCGTTCAATTTGGGAGTCATTCAAGTGTAG
- a CDS encoding DoxX family protein, with protein sequence MENVKSLNKWANSHTYLPVDLVRIVLGGFLFMKGVSFVTNVQYLHDLISPIDKFGGGMFMLHYIAPAHMIGGIMIIFGLLTRWAIAAQLPILFGAVLVNSMGRMHSESLVLAIIVLLVCIFFLFYGSGKHSADYYFKMQQ encoded by the coding sequence ATGGAAAATGTAAAAAGTTTGAATAAATGGGCAAATTCGCACACTTATTTACCAGTTGATTTAGTACGTATTGTTTTGGGTGGATTTTTATTTATGAAAGGTGTCTCTTTCGTCACCAATGTTCAATACCTGCATGATTTGATTTCCCCGATTGATAAGTTTGGAGGAGGTATGTTTATGCTGCATTACATTGCTCCAGCCCACATGATTGGTGGTATAATGATTATTTTTGGGCTTTTGACCAGATGGGCAATCGCTGCTCAATTACCCATTTTATTTGGTGCTGTTCTTGTCAATTCTATGGGAAGAATGCACTCTGAAAGTTTAGTTTTAGCTATAATAGTTTTATTAGTCTGCATATTCTTCTTATTTTATGGAAGCGGCAAACACTCGGCAGATTATTATTTTAAAATGCAACAATAA
- the hemN gene encoding oxygen-independent coproporphyrinogen III oxidase, translating into MKLSLTQKYNVPGPRYTSYPTVPYWNEADFTSEKWITTLRQSFSESNSKNGISLYIHLPFCESMCTFCGCNKRITKNHSVEEKYIQAVLKEWKMYCDLLPEKPVIKEIHLGGGTPTFFSKENLECLINGIFNYAVKAENHEFSFEGHPNNTTHEQLKKLYDLGFRRVSFGVQDYAPTVQKAINRIQPFHNVAKVTFWAKEIGYTSIGHDIIFGLPFQTIEDVVDTVEKTNSLKPDRLAFYSYAHVPWIKGNGQRGFNDENLPKDAEKRKLYEIGKKLLIQNGYHEIGMDHFALADDSLYKAAHNGKLHRNFMGYSASKTQVMIGLGVSSISDSWYSFAQNTKSLEEYYEILASDKLPVVKGHILNNEDLIIRKHILNLTCELETSWAGESLNFAELPEVLTALEELENDSLIIIEDHKIKITEAGRPFVRNICMAFDLHLKRKSPETNLFSMTV; encoded by the coding sequence ATGAAACTTTCTTTGACTCAAAAGTACAATGTCCCAGGTCCAAGATACACTAGTTACCCGACAGTTCCATATTGGAATGAAGCTGACTTTACATCCGAAAAATGGATTACTACTTTAAGGCAATCATTTTCTGAAAGCAATTCAAAAAACGGGATAAGTTTATACATCCACCTGCCTTTTTGTGAAAGTATGTGTACTTTCTGCGGATGCAACAAGCGCATTACAAAAAATCACTCAGTAGAAGAAAAATACATTCAGGCAGTTCTGAAAGAATGGAAAATGTATTGTGATCTGCTTCCCGAAAAACCTGTAATCAAAGAGATTCATTTAGGTGGCGGAACTCCAACATTCTTTTCAAAAGAAAATTTAGAATGTCTTATTAATGGAATTTTTAATTATGCTGTAAAGGCAGAAAATCACGAATTTAGTTTTGAAGGACACCCAAACAACACTACTCACGAACAGCTCAAAAAATTATACGATTTAGGCTTTCGCCGAGTGAGTTTTGGCGTGCAAGATTATGCTCCTACAGTTCAAAAAGCGATCAATAGAATCCAGCCTTTTCATAATGTTGCCAAAGTGACTTTTTGGGCAAAAGAAATTGGCTACACTTCAATTGGACATGACATTATTTTTGGACTTCCATTTCAAACTATTGAAGATGTGGTTGATACGGTAGAGAAAACTAATTCTCTAAAACCAGATAGATTAGCTTTTTACAGCTATGCGCACGTGCCTTGGATAAAAGGAAATGGACAACGTGGATTTAATGACGAGAACCTGCCAAAAGATGCAGAAAAGAGAAAACTGTACGAAATTGGCAAAAAACTTCTCATTCAAAATGGTTATCACGAAATTGGTATGGATCATTTCGCGTTAGCTGATGACAGCTTATACAAAGCCGCACATAATGGAAAACTGCATAGAAATTTTATGGGCTACAGCGCTTCCAAGACTCAAGTTATGATTGGCTTAGGTGTTTCTTCAATAAGCGACAGCTGGTATAGTTTTGCTCAAAACACCAAAAGTCTAGAAGAATATTACGAGATTTTAGCATCTGACAAACTTCCTGTTGTAAAAGGCCATATTTTAAACAATGAAGATCTTATTATTAGAAAACACATTTTGAATTTAACCTGCGAACTAGAAACTTCCTGGGCTGGAGAATCTTTAAATTTTGCCGAACTTCCTGAAGTATTAACTGCTCTAGAAGAATTAGAAAACGATAGCTTAATTATCATTGAAGACCATAAAATCAAGATTACCGAAGCTGGAAGACCTTTTGTCCGCAACATCTGTATGGCATTTGACTTGCATCTAAAAAGAAAGTCACCGGAAACAAATCTGTTTTCGATGACTGTATGA
- a CDS encoding sulfite exporter TauE/SafE family protein, whose product MLFSAFFLGLISSLHCVGMCGPIAMMLPVDRQNEAKKATQIMTYHFGRLTAYSTIGLIFGLLGRGFFLAGLQQKMSIIIGVIMIVAVLIPEKKFAQYNFSKPVYKIISKIKSNLGSQFKNKSYKSLFTIGLLNGFLPCGMVYVALFGAIAMQSASLGVLYMLLFGIGTIPLMTVVVYVNSLLKLPFRNKIQKAIPYVAVIIGVLFILRGLGLGIPYISPSNMSLFVQQTPNCH is encoded by the coding sequence ATGTTATTCTCTGCTTTCTTTTTAGGTCTAATCAGTAGTCTGCATTGCGTTGGAATGTGCGGACCAATTGCCATGATGCTTCCTGTAGATAGGCAAAATGAAGCTAAAAAAGCTACGCAGATCATGACTTATCATTTTGGCAGATTAACAGCTTATTCAACAATCGGATTGATTTTTGGATTACTGGGAAGAGGTTTTTTTCTAGCAGGATTGCAGCAGAAAATGTCAATAATTATTGGTGTAATCATGATTGTTGCAGTTTTAATACCAGAGAAAAAATTTGCCCAATACAATTTTTCTAAACCTGTTTATAAAATCATTTCTAAAATTAAATCGAATCTGGGAAGTCAGTTTAAAAACAAAAGCTATAAATCGCTGTTTACAATTGGTCTTCTAAACGGATTTCTGCCATGCGGAATGGTTTATGTAGCTTTGTTTGGAGCAATTGCAATGCAAAGTGCTAGTCTTGGCGTACTTTATATGCTTTTATTCGGAATTGGAACCATACCATTAATGACAGTTGTGGTTTATGTCAACTCGTTATTAAAATTGCCTTTCAGAAATAAAATCCAAAAAGCAATTCCGTATGTAGCGGTAATAATTGGTGTTTTATTTATCCTTCGCGGATTAGGATTAGGAATTCCGTATATTTCTCCGTCGAACATGAGTTTATTTGTGCAGCAGACTCCAAACTGCCACTAG
- a CDS encoding FixH family protein has product MKFNWGTGIVIAFGLFMTFILYFVFEVQSNSKYDNDLVVEEYYKHDTHFQEEMARIQNAHDLQHKPSIKYTGEGVAVTFPAGFESDKVKGNIQLYRPSNKKFDFNTQIALTNSEIIIPQKKLIKGRWDVNMEWQYEGKKYLTKEVIYVN; this is encoded by the coding sequence ATGAAATTTAATTGGGGTACAGGTATCGTCATTGCATTTGGATTGTTTATGACCTTTATTTTATATTTTGTGTTTGAAGTACAGTCAAATTCTAAATACGATAATGATTTGGTTGTCGAAGAATACTACAAACACGATACGCACTTTCAGGAAGAAATGGCAAGAATTCAAAACGCACACGATTTGCAGCACAAACCATCAATCAAATATACTGGAGAAGGTGTGGCTGTAACATTTCCTGCAGGATTTGAAAGCGACAAAGTGAAAGGAAACATTCAATTGTATAGACCTTCAAACAAAAAATTCGATTTTAACACTCAAATTGCTTTAACCAATTCAGAAATCATTATTCCGCAGAAAAAGTTAATAAAAGGACGCTGGGATGTGAATATGGAATGGCAGTATGAAGGCAAAAAATATCTCACTAAAGAGGTTATTTACGTAAATTGA
- the ccoG gene encoding cytochrome c oxidase accessory protein CcoG, translating into MSNLPDEAFRNTIGTIDEGGKRKFIFPKKPSGKFYDYRKIVSYVLLAILFINPFIKVNGNQFMMFNILERRFNIFGFPFWPQDFYLFVISMLVGVVFIILFTVVFGRIFCGWICPQTIFLEMVFRRIEYWIDGDRGSQSRLAKQEWNGEKIRKRVLKWTIFFLISFLIANVFLAYLVGSDALFLMIEQGPVKQASNFIALLIFTSVFYFVFVWFREQVCIIACPYGRLQGVLLDNKSINVAYDFVRGEKEEGRAKFKKNEDRALTGKGDCIDCLQCVHVCPMGIDIRNGTQLECTNCTACIDECDHIMESVGLPKGLIRYASEDEIAKKEPFKFTARMKGYTAVLFILLSIFVGMLFLRTDVQAVVLRLPGQLFQHNGEKISNVYTYKIVNKTMKDYNDIHFELIDQKGEIKNVGKKHFKIAKEGISQGTLFIEIDEVLLESDKTKVKIGVYNGSELLETTTTNFLGPRSFN; encoded by the coding sequence ATGTCAAATTTACCAGACGAAGCTTTTAGAAATACCATTGGAACAATAGATGAAGGTGGTAAACGAAAATTTATATTTCCTAAAAAACCGTCTGGTAAATTTTATGATTATAGGAAAATTGTCAGTTATGTTTTATTGGCAATTTTATTCATAAATCCATTTATTAAGGTTAATGGGAATCAGTTCATGATGTTCAATATCTTAGAACGTCGTTTTAATATTTTTGGATTCCCTTTTTGGCCTCAGGATTTTTATCTCTTCGTAATTTCAATGCTTGTAGGCGTTGTCTTTATAATTTTGTTTACCGTAGTTTTTGGAAGGATATTTTGTGGCTGGATCTGCCCGCAGACTATTTTCTTAGAAATGGTTTTCCGTCGCATAGAATATTGGATCGATGGGGACCGAGGTTCTCAGAGTCGTTTGGCAAAACAAGAATGGAATGGCGAGAAAATTAGAAAAAGAGTTTTAAAATGGACTATATTTTTCTTAATCTCTTTCCTTATTGCTAATGTTTTCCTTGCTTACTTGGTAGGAAGCGATGCATTATTCTTAATGATTGAGCAAGGTCCAGTAAAACAAGCAAGCAATTTTATAGCACTGCTTATCTTTACGAGCGTTTTCTATTTCGTTTTTGTATGGTTTCGCGAACAAGTTTGTATTATCGCCTGTCCTTACGGAAGACTTCAAGGTGTTCTTTTAGACAATAAATCTATAAATGTTGCCTACGATTTTGTGCGTGGAGAAAAAGAAGAGGGACGTGCAAAATTCAAAAAAAATGAAGATAGAGCCTTAACCGGAAAAGGAGATTGCATCGATTGTCTTCAATGTGTTCATGTTTGCCCTATGGGAATTGACATTAGAAACGGAACACAGCTAGAATGTACAAACTGTACAGCTTGTATAGACGAATGCGATCATATTATGGAATCTGTAGGATTGCCAAAAGGTCTTATTCGATACGCTTCTGAAGACGAAATTGCCAAAAAAGAACCTTTTAAGTTTACAGCACGAATGAAAGGATATACAGCTGTTCTCTTCATTTTATTGAGTATTTTTGTTGGAATGCTGTTTTTAAGAACAGATGTTCAAGCAGTAGTTTTACGCTTGCCTGGCCAGCTGTTCCAGCATAATGGAGAAAAAATCAGTAATGTTTATACCTATAAAATTGTAAACAAAACAATGAAAGATTACAACGATATACATTTCGAATTAATTGATCAGAAAGGAGAAATTAAAAACGTTGGCAAAAAGCATTTTAAAATAGCTAAAGAAGGAATTTCTCAAGGAACATTATTTATTGAAATTGATGAAGTTTTGTTAGAAAGCGATAAGACGAAAGTAAAAATTGGAGTTTATAATGGTTCTGAACTTTTAGAAACAACAACTACAAATTTCTTAGGACCGCGAAGTTTTAATTAA